One window of Xylocopa sonorina isolate GNS202 chromosome 9, iyXylSono1_principal, whole genome shotgun sequence genomic DNA carries:
- the LOC143427225 gene encoding protein PTHB1-like, with product MSLFKTKEWWRTSCGANETFDRHSLLAAPLFGEDKKDVIVVGSHEGYLRMYSPSSQWVDESKSPTNYKSTDLMIETRIDECIVDLKAGKFVSGSQDLRLAILTGTKLRVYNVILADESLEYGDRCDLKIAYEHQLPRFPASLTTGSFGGVRGRDFLCVQCLDGTLLFYEQEMFAFSQVLRNRLLPEPIMYVSRYDLFVTASSSWFLECYRYQSMAEWTRAKEEARGDAAEEREEQRRGGGGRTLEPDWSFNIGEAVLALEAVTLSSFEVGIVVLGEKHLYCLKDNCATVKYAKRLEYRPLCFQAYVIEPDGKLMVLVIADTSTLVIYEGSTLKWSAQLPFPPVTVARVQLQHLQGAIVILSEDGRLEACYLGSEPSLFVAPPLHPRGYDYVAAEQELSKLRTLLKKKKDPVDQTNEVEVDTELIISINVSMDAKPRARSSNDQYSGDELICTATIELSSYTTLHEVQICVDVSKPLIATNDFHALPNLCERHVAETEVYVVGDGPPISSEIAVIVTYRTDAGILRALRRTTQLPLKMMLRSCPPENASTFATVIKCSDPLLPFSQLFPEFSGDQSQKQGSNALGLRHVHSDQTVTVVSGNASNRYRVQSNDGLSSTLVVQRLIDRLKDKSKGSLKANVGQNHLQLVHQRIEAHFTARREIDRITSEIGLLTSQLRNVERKMLRTVREKNERSLTDTGLPFLFESTCRAIFTLLEDLVKARADRDRTAQELRCSLQLLLLLLRLNMSEDRYAMLRAAINFDPCPTDGIDWEEIADAALSTLLKSVSRKSGISEAKSSTWGTLTPIVSGKELNKLKKRLVHAIERLDGSRESDIAEVEPNGEASDLASV from the exons ATGTCGTTATTCAAAACGAAAGAGTGGTGGCGAACGAGCTGTGGAGCAAACGAGACTTTCGACAGACACAGCTTGCTGGCCGCGCCGTTATTTGGGGAGGACAAGAAAGATGTAATCGTGGTGGGAAGCCACGAAGGTTATTTAAGGATGTACAGTCCATCCTCCCAATGGGTGGACGAATCGAAATCGCCTACGAATTACAAGTCCACGGACTTGATGATCGAGACTCGAATAGACGAGTGCATCGTGGATCTTAAAGCGGGGAAATTCGTCTC GGGTTCGCAAGATCTACGTTTAGCTATATTGACTGGCACCAAACTGCGAGTATACAACGTGATCCTCGCCGACGAATCCCTCGAATACG GTGACCGTTGCGACTTGAAGATCGCTTACGAACACCAGTTACCAAGATTTCCAGCGTCATTGACCACAGGATCATTCGGTGGTGTTCGAGGAAGGGACTTCCTCTGCGTCCAGTGTCTGGACGGGACTCTTCTCTTCTACGAGCAAGAGATGTTCGCGTTCAGTCAGGTACTCAGGAATCGACTGCTACCAGAGCCGATCATGTACGTCTCGCGATACGATTTGTTCGTCACAGCAAGCTCCTCCTGGTTCCTCGAATGCTACAG GTACCAGAGCATGGCAGAATGGACGAGAGCCAAGGAAGAGGCCCGAGGCGACGCCGCGGAGGAACGCGAGGAGCAACGACGCGGCGGCGGTGGCAGAACCCTGGAGCCAGATTGGAGTTTCAACATCGGCGAGGCCGTTCTCGCTCTCGAGGCTGTCACGCTGAGCAGCTTCGAGGTCGGTATAGTGGTTCTAGGCGAGAAACACCTCTACTGCCTAAAGGACAACTGCGCCACGGTGAAGTACGCGAAAAGGCTCGAGTACAGGCCGCTCTGCTTtcaagcatacgttatcg AACCGGATGGGAAGTTGATGGTGCTCGTAATCGCCGACACGAGCACTCTCGTGATTTACGAGGGCAGCACGCTCAAGTGGTCGGCCCAACTGCCGTTCCCGCCGGTCACCGTCGCCAGGGTTCAACTTCAG CACCTGCAGGGCGCGATCGTGATCTTGTCGGAGGATGGGCGATTGGAGGCCTGCTATTTAGGTTCGGAGCCAAGCTTATTCGTTGCGCCACCCCTTCATCCTCGTGGTTATGATTACGTGGCAGCGGAACAAGAGCTGTCGAAACTTCGAACTCtgttgaagaagaagaaggatccCG TGGATCAGACGAACGAAGTGGAAGTGGACACAGAGCTGATAATCTCCATAAACGTGTCTATGGACGCGAAACCACGCGCACGCTCATCCAACGACCAGTATTCGGGAGACGAATTGATCTGCACCGCAACGATCGAGCTGTCCTCGTACACGACTCTTCACGAAGTTCAAATCTGCGTGGACGTCTCGAAACCCTTGATCGCGACTAACGATTTCCACGCTCTTCCAAACCTTT GCGAACGACACGTTGCGGAGACCGAGGTGTACGTGGTGGGAGACGGGCCACCGATATCCTCGGAGATCGCGGTGATCGTGACTTATCGTACCGACGCTGGCATCCTAAGGGCGCTTCGCAGAACAACTCAGTTACCGTTAAAGATGATGCTGAGAAGCTGTCCACCTGAGAATGCGTCCACTTTTGCAACCGTGATCAAATGCAGCGACCCTTTGCTTCCTTTCAGccagctatttcctg AGTTCAGCGGCGACCAGTCTCAGAAGCAAGGCTCGAACGCGCTGGGGCTACGACACGTGCACAGTGACCAGACGGTCACCGTCGTTTCCGGCAACGCCAGTAACCGTTATCGAGTGCAATCGAACGACGGACTGTCCTCGACCTTGGTCGTGCAACGGCTGATCGATAGATTGAAGGATAAGAGCAAGGGCAGCCTGAAAGCCAACGTAGGACAGAATCATCTTCAGCTGGTGCACCAACGGATAGAGGCGCACTTTACGGCTCGACGAGAGATCGATAGGATAACC AGCGAAATCGGGCTGCTGACGAGCCAGCTGAGGAACGTCGAGAGGAAGATGCTGCGAACGGTCAGAGAAAAAAACGAACGATCTTTAACCGACACTGGACTGCCGTTTCTCTTCGAGTCGACCTGCCGCGCGATCTTCACGCTCCTCGAGGATCTCGTGAAAGCGCGCGCG GATCGAGATCGAACCGCGCAAGAGCTTCGATGCAGCCTGCAACTGCTGCTGCTATTGTTACGACTGAACATGAGCGAAGACAGATACGCGATGCTACGCGCAGCAATTAATTTCGACCCGTGTCCAACCGATGGAATC gaTTGGGAGGAAATCGCAGACGCCGCGCTGAGCACTCTTCTCAAATCAGTCTCAAGAAAATCGGGGATCTCAGAGGCCAAATCGTCGACATGGGGCACTCTGACTCCAATCGTTTCTGGAAAAGAGTTGAACAAACTGAAGAAGCGTCTGGTCCACGCCATCGAACGACTGGACGGCTCTAGGGAGTCTGATATAGCCGAGGTCGAGCCCAACGGCGAAGCCAGCGATCTCGCATCTGTTTAA